One Aliidongia dinghuensis genomic region harbors:
- the hslU gene encoding ATP-dependent protease ATPase subunit HslU, whose product MTAAFSPREIVSELDRFIIGQHDAKRAVAIALRNRWRRQQLPEALREEVLPKNILMIGPTGVGKTEIARRLARLAQAPFIKVEATKFTEVGYVGRDVEQIVRDLVEAAIGLTRERLRKEVTAKAELAAEERVLDALVGPTASADTRSKFRKMLREGQLDDKEIEIQVADTSGQTFEIPGMPGAQVGMINLGELMGKLGGQRTKPRKLTVSESYAVLMAEESDKLLDSDVVTREAVQAVEQNGIVFIDEIDKICARSERGGADVSREGVQRDLLPLIEGTVVATKHGPVKTDHILFIASGAFQVAKPSDLLPELQGRLPIRVELKPLTQDDFRRILTETEASLIKQYVALLGTEGVTLGFEPDAIDELARLAVEINSTIENIGARRLHTVLERLLEEISFEATDMPPGTVVTVDRPYVRSHVAELAKNADLSKFIL is encoded by the coding sequence ATGACCGCCGCCTTCAGTCCCCGGGAGATCGTCTCGGAACTCGACCGCTTCATCATCGGTCAGCACGATGCCAAGCGCGCGGTCGCAATCGCGCTCCGCAACCGCTGGCGCCGCCAGCAGCTGCCCGAGGCGCTGCGCGAGGAGGTGCTGCCCAAGAACATCCTGATGATCGGCCCGACCGGCGTCGGCAAGACCGAGATCGCGCGCCGCCTGGCGAGGCTCGCCCAGGCGCCGTTCATCAAGGTCGAGGCGACCAAGTTCACCGAGGTGGGCTATGTCGGCCGCGACGTCGAGCAGATCGTGCGCGACCTGGTCGAAGCCGCGATCGGGCTCACGCGGGAACGCCTGCGCAAGGAAGTGACCGCCAAGGCCGAACTCGCGGCCGAGGAGCGGGTGCTGGACGCGCTCGTCGGCCCGACCGCGTCGGCCGACACGCGCTCCAAGTTCCGCAAGATGCTGCGCGAGGGCCAGCTCGACGACAAGGAGATCGAGATCCAGGTCGCCGACACCTCGGGCCAGACCTTCGAGATCCCGGGCATGCCCGGCGCCCAGGTCGGCATGATCAATCTGGGCGAGCTCATGGGCAAGCTCGGCGGCCAGCGCACGAAGCCGCGCAAGCTGACGGTTTCCGAGAGCTATGCGGTGCTGATGGCGGAGGAGAGCGACAAGCTCCTGGACAGCGACGTCGTGACGCGCGAGGCGGTCCAGGCGGTCGAGCAGAACGGCATCGTGTTCATCGACGAGATCGACAAGATCTGCGCCCGGTCGGAGCGCGGCGGTGCCGACGTCAGCCGCGAGGGCGTGCAGCGCGACCTGCTGCCGCTCATCGAAGGCACGGTGGTCGCGACCAAGCATGGGCCGGTCAAGACCGACCATATCCTGTTCATCGCGTCCGGTGCCTTCCAGGTGGCGAAGCCGTCCGACCTGCTGCCGGAGCTGCAGGGCCGCCTGCCGATCCGGGTGGAGCTCAAGCCACTCACCCAGGACGACTTCCGCCGCATCCTGACCGAAACCGAGGCAAGCCTGATCAAGCAGTATGTGGCGCTGCTCGGCACGGAAGGCGTGACGCTCGGCTTCGAGCCGGACGCGATCGACGAGCTCGCCCGGCTCGCGGTCGAGATCAACAGCACGATCGAGAACATCGGCGCGCGCCGGCTCCATACCGTGCTGGAACGGCTCTTGGAGGAGATCAGCTTCGAGGCGACCGACATGCCGCCGGGCACCGTCGTCACGGTCGACCGCCCCTACGTGCGCAGCCACGTGGCCGAGCTCGCCAAGAACGCCGACCTGTCGAAGTTCATTCTGTAG
- a CDS encoding Imm52 family immunity protein codes for MTRVLSDLVRAPVLLDVAWPARREDAGAIARRFARMQENLARCDARVRRWFEIGATPAEAAVPLPLAPSSLARRLAESHLPTSADEPDADQGFDLTAWNGEQGPNHASLIIQAGSDRSGLDWGNDMVNHVGIAFEPPEPANTALLSAATLKPILLALIDAWEPMTGNVRPLEMIQHWLGEPPMMEQARCHGGWMTYVAAPWCHEIAPPPTAIVEETPNGGFLMLATQNRFDPGDPTHLDAALAVHLSLEPLWQFLERPEV; via the coding sequence ATGACGCGAGTGCTGTCCGATCTGGTGCGGGCGCCCGTGCTGCTCGACGTTGCCTGGCCGGCACGGCGGGAAGATGCCGGTGCGATCGCCCGGCGCTTCGCGCGCATGCAGGAAAACCTGGCGCGCTGCGACGCACGCGTCCGGCGATGGTTCGAGATCGGTGCGACGCCGGCTGAGGCGGCAGTGCCGCTGCCGCTGGCGCCGTCGAGTCTGGCGCGCCGGCTTGCCGAGAGCCATCTGCCGACCTCGGCCGACGAACCGGATGCCGACCAAGGCTTCGACCTTACGGCCTGGAACGGTGAGCAGGGCCCGAACCACGCCAGCCTGATCATCCAGGCGGGCTCGGACCGGAGCGGCCTCGACTGGGGCAACGACATGGTGAACCATGTCGGCATCGCGTTCGAGCCACCGGAGCCCGCGAACACAGCGCTGCTTTCAGCCGCGACACTGAAACCGATCCTGCTCGCTCTCATCGACGCCTGGGAGCCGATGACCGGCAACGTCCGGCCGCTTGAGATGATCCAGCATTGGCTGGGCGAACCGCCGATGATGGAGCAGGCGCGCTGCCACGGCGGCTGGATGACCTATGTCGCCGCACCCTGGTGCCACGAGATCGCGCCGCCGCCGACGGCAATCGTCGAAGAGACCCCGAACGGCGGATTCCTAATGCTCGCCACCCAAAATCGCTTCGACCCGGGCGACCCCACTCATCTGGACGCTGCGCTCGCGGTCCATCTGTCGCTCGAGCCGCTGTGGCAATTCTTGGAGCGGCCGGAGGTCTGA
- the mltA gene encoding murein transglycosylase A, with amino-acid sequence MIGPPVIGWRFLLLGLVAGALAACGAPKPPPDKLVLTRAGFGELPGWAQDDPSAALPVLLKSCAVLLKGTDDQALGLAGQVGDWRAPCADAAQVTPGDQAAARAFFERDFVPFRAANNDKTEGLFTGYYEAELHGSLTHDDRFSVPLYRRPADLVSVDLGQFRPSLKGERIAGRVAGGKLVPYATRTQIEAGALAGKGLELAWVDNSVDAFFLAVQGSGRVILPDGQVMRVGYDGENGQPYVAIGRVLAQQGVPADQITMPFLRQWIADHGTDGTALMDKNPSYIFFRELKGDGPMGAQGVALTPGRSAAVDRSFVPLGLPFWIDTTDPVESSGRLQRLFVAQDVGGAIRGPVRADLFFGYGAEAANHAGLMKGRGSAWLMLPTAAAARQAPGV; translated from the coding sequence GTGATCGGCCCACCCGTGATCGGCTGGCGTTTCCTCCTCCTCGGGCTCGTTGCGGGCGCGCTCGCCGCCTGCGGCGCACCGAAGCCGCCGCCCGACAAGCTGGTGCTGACCCGCGCCGGGTTCGGCGAGCTGCCCGGCTGGGCTCAAGACGATCCGTCGGCGGCGCTGCCGGTGCTGCTCAAGTCGTGTGCCGTGCTGCTCAAGGGGACCGACGACCAGGCGCTCGGGCTTGCCGGCCAGGTCGGCGACTGGCGGGCGCCATGCGCCGATGCAGCCCAGGTCACGCCCGGTGACCAGGCGGCTGCGCGCGCCTTCTTCGAACGCGATTTCGTGCCGTTCCGCGCGGCCAACAACGACAAGACCGAAGGCCTGTTCACCGGCTATTACGAGGCCGAGCTGCACGGCTCGCTCACGCACGACGACCGGTTCTCCGTGCCGCTCTATCGCCGGCCGGCCGATCTCGTCTCGGTCGATCTCGGGCAGTTCCGCCCGTCCTTGAAGGGCGAGCGGATCGCCGGCCGGGTCGCCGGCGGCAAGCTCGTGCCCTATGCGACCCGGACGCAGATCGAGGCGGGGGCGCTCGCCGGCAAGGGGCTGGAACTCGCCTGGGTCGACAACTCGGTCGATGCCTTCTTCCTCGCGGTCCAGGGCTCGGGCCGCGTCATCCTGCCGGACGGGCAGGTCATGCGTGTGGGCTACGACGGCGAGAACGGCCAGCCCTATGTCGCGATCGGCCGGGTGCTGGCGCAGCAGGGCGTGCCGGCCGACCAGATCACCATGCCGTTCCTCAGGCAATGGATCGCCGACCATGGCACGGACGGCACGGCGCTCATGGACAAGAACCCGTCCTATATCTTCTTCCGCGAGCTCAAGGGCGACGGACCGATGGGCGCTCAGGGTGTCGCGCTGACGCCTGGGCGCAGCGCCGCGGTCGACCGCAGCTTCGTGCCGCTGGGCCTGCCCTTCTGGATCGATACGACCGATCCGGTCGAGTCCTCGGGGCGGCTGCAGCGCCTGTTCGTGGCGCAGGATGTGGGCGGCGCGATCCGCGGCCCGGTGCGTGCCGACCTGTTCTTCGGCTACGGCGCCGAGGCGGCGAACCATGCCGGCCTGATGAAGGGCCGCGGCTCGGCCTGGCTCATGCTGCCGACTGCGGCGGCGGCGCGCCAAGCGCCGGGCGTCTAG
- the hisB gene encoding imidazoleglycerol-phosphate dehydratase HisB gives MRQATVERNTKETRIKATVRLDGTGQYKVSTGIGFLDHMLENFSRHSLIDLELEAKGDLHIDFHHTTEDSGITIGQAVNQALGDRRGIRRYADALIPMDETLTRVALDLSNRPYLIWKVNFTRDKLGEMDTELFKEWFQAFAQAAGVTLHVENLYGENNHHIVESCFKALARALRAAIEIDPRQAEAVPSTKGTLGGTL, from the coding sequence GTGCGCCAGGCGACGGTCGAGCGGAATACCAAGGAGACCCGGATCAAGGCGACGGTGCGCCTGGACGGGACCGGCCAATACAAGGTTTCGACCGGTATCGGCTTCCTCGACCATATGCTGGAAAATTTCTCGCGCCATAGCCTGATCGACCTCGAACTCGAGGCGAAGGGCGACCTGCATATCGACTTCCATCACACGACCGAGGACAGCGGCATCACGATCGGCCAGGCCGTCAACCAGGCGCTGGGCGACCGGCGCGGCATCCGGCGCTATGCCGATGCGCTCATCCCGATGGACGAGACTTTGACGCGCGTGGCGCTCGACCTTTCCAACCGGCCCTATCTGATCTGGAAGGTCAATTTCACCCGCGACAAGCTCGGCGAGATGGATACCGAGCTGTTCAAGGAATGGTTTCAGGCCTTCGCCCAGGCGGCCGGCGTGACGCTGCACGTCGAGAACCTCTACGGCGAGAACAACCATCATATCGTCGAGAGCTGCTTCAAGGCGTTGGCCCGCGCGCTCCGCGCCGCCATCGAGATCGATCCGCGCCAGGCCGAAGCCGTGCCCTCGACCAAGGGCACGCTCGGCGGCACGCTCTAA
- a CDS encoding LutB/LldF family L-lactate oxidation iron-sulfur protein produces the protein MQPTSHAFKANVREALVDTTLQRALDNMRTGFPAKRLLAISRLPEFDALRDQGRAIKNHTLENLDFYLETFERNVSRAGGHVHWARTPEEARQIVLDICRSVDAKTVTKGKSMISEEIELNEFLEHQGLVPVETDLGEYIIQLRHEAPSHIIAPAIHLVKEQVEEAFRASHTDLPPDRPLSEPRELTDEARAVLRRRFHEADVGITGANFLIAETGSTVIVTNEGNGDLTQTLPKVHLVLASLEKVVPTLEDATTILRLLARSATGQEFSSYTTFSTGPRRPGDLDGPEQFHVVLLDNGRSGMLGTEFQDMLRCIRCSACINHCPVYSSVGGHAYGWVYPGPMGSVLTPSLIGVEEAGNLPNASTFCGKCESVCPMRIPLPKMMRHWREREFERNLSPAPFRWGLKLWAYFAKRPKLYRLGANLAARTLGRMGRDSGRFSRLPLAGGWTGGRDLPAPQGKSFMEQWQARTEQARRREAA, from the coding sequence ATGCAGCCGACCAGCCACGCCTTCAAGGCGAACGTTCGCGAAGCCCTTGTCGATACGACCCTCCAGCGGGCGCTCGACAACATGAGGACGGGTTTTCCGGCCAAGCGTTTGTTGGCTATCAGCCGGCTGCCCGAGTTCGACGCGCTCAGGGACCAGGGGCGCGCGATCAAGAACCACACGCTCGAAAACCTGGATTTCTATCTCGAGACATTCGAGCGCAACGTGTCGCGCGCCGGCGGCCATGTCCATTGGGCGCGCACGCCCGAGGAGGCGCGCCAGATCGTGCTCGACATCTGCCGCTCGGTCGACGCCAAGACGGTGACCAAGGGCAAGTCGATGATCTCGGAAGAGATCGAGCTCAACGAGTTCCTCGAGCACCAGGGGCTGGTGCCGGTCGAGACCGATCTCGGCGAATACATCATCCAGCTCAGGCACGAGGCGCCGAGCCACATCATCGCGCCGGCGATCCATCTGGTGAAGGAGCAGGTCGAGGAGGCATTCCGCGCCAGCCACACCGACCTGCCGCCGGACCGGCCGCTGTCGGAGCCGCGCGAATTGACCGACGAGGCGCGCGCGGTGCTGCGCCGCCGCTTCCACGAGGCCGACGTCGGCATCACCGGGGCGAATTTCCTGATCGCTGAGACCGGGTCGACAGTCATCGTGACCAACGAGGGCAACGGCGACCTGACCCAGACCCTGCCCAAGGTCCATCTGGTGCTGGCCTCGCTCGAAAAGGTCGTGCCCACGCTCGAGGATGCGACGACGATCCTGCGCCTGCTCGCCCGCTCGGCGACCGGCCAGGAATTCTCGAGCTACACGACCTTCTCGACCGGACCGCGCCGGCCGGGCGACCTGGACGGGCCGGAGCAGTTCCATGTCGTGCTGCTCGACAACGGCCGCAGCGGCATGCTCGGCACCGAATTCCAGGACATGCTGCGCTGCATCCGCTGCTCGGCCTGCATCAACCATTGCCCGGTCTATTCGTCGGTCGGCGGCCATGCTTACGGCTGGGTCTATCCCGGCCCCATGGGCTCGGTGCTGACGCCGAGCCTGATCGGCGTCGAGGAGGCGGGCAACCTGCCGAACGCGTCGACCTTCTGCGGCAAGTGCGAAAGCGTCTGTCCGATGCGCATCCCGCTGCCCAAGATGATGCGGCACTGGCGCGAGCGCGAGTTTGAGCGGAACCTTTCGCCGGCGCCATTCCGCTGGGGCTTGAAGCTCTGGGCCTATTTCGCCAAGCGGCCGAAGCTCTACCGCCTTGGCGCCAACCTGGCGGCCAGAACCCTGGGCCGCATGGGCCGCGACAGCGGCCGCTTCAGCCGCCTGCCGCTCGCGGGCGGCTGGACCGGCGGGCGCGACCTGCCGGCGCCCCAGGGCAAGAGCTTCATGGAGCAATGGCAGGCCCGCACGGAACAAGCCCGCCGGCGGGAGGCGGCATGA
- the hslV gene encoding ATP-dependent protease subunit HslV has translation MSERDATWHGTTILCVRKGNKVVLAGDGQVSMGQTIVKSNARKVRRLGDGQVIAGFAGATADAMTLFERLEAKLEQYQGQLTRAAVELAKDWRTDRYLRRLEAMMAVADKQASLILSGTGDVLEPEDGIIGIGSGGSFALAAARALAPVDGIDAEQVVRRSMAIAAGICVYTNTNITLESIDL, from the coding sequence ATGTCTGAACGCGACGCCACTTGGCACGGCACGACGATCCTGTGCGTGCGCAAGGGCAACAAGGTCGTGCTGGCGGGCGACGGCCAGGTCTCGATGGGCCAGACCATCGTCAAGTCCAATGCCCGCAAGGTCCGCCGCCTGGGCGACGGCCAGGTCATCGCCGGTTTCGCCGGCGCCACGGCGGATGCCATGACGTTGTTCGAGCGGCTCGAAGCCAAGCTCGAGCAGTACCAGGGCCAATTGACCCGCGCCGCGGTCGAGCTCGCCAAGGACTGGCGCACCGACCGCTACCTGCGCCGGCTCGAGGCGATGATGGCGGTCGCCGACAAGCAGGCCTCGCTCATCCTGTCGGGCACCGGCGACGTGCTCGAGCCCGAGGACGGCATCATCGGCATCGGCTCCGGCGGCTCGTTCGCGCTGGCGGCTGCCCGTGCGCTCGCCCCGGTCGACGGCATCGACGCCGAGCAGGTCGTCCGCCGCTCCATGGCCATCGCCGCCGGGATCTGCGTCTACACCAATACCAACATCACGCTTGAGAGCATCGATCTATGA
- a CDS encoding LutC/YkgG family protein — translation MMEDARSQILTGIRKSLKRGPLGEAAAAVGPASRIAEHRPGLIPARTTSLDRQGLRDLFVKMAEEVQTTVTRVADAAAVPGAVADYLARHNLPAEIAMAPDPALDAYPWADRPLLRIRRGRAEDHDQVSVTAAFAAIAETGTLMLTSGHDRPTTLNLMPDTHIVVLRADQVVGPYETAWARLRAQYEGNAMPRTVNFITGPSRTGDIEQRIQLGAHGPRRLHIVLVDGPDGEAA, via the coding sequence ATGATGGAGGACGCGCGCAGCCAGATCCTCACCGGCATCCGCAAGTCGCTGAAGCGTGGGCCCTTGGGCGAGGCCGCGGCCGCCGTCGGGCCGGCCAGCCGCATCGCCGAGCACAGGCCGGGCCTCATCCCTGCCCGCACGACGTCGCTCGACCGCCAGGGCTTGCGCGACCTGTTCGTGAAGATGGCCGAGGAGGTGCAGACCACGGTGACGCGCGTCGCCGACGCGGCGGCGGTGCCGGGCGCCGTCGCCGATTATCTGGCGCGCCACAACCTGCCGGCCGAGATCGCCATGGCGCCCGATCCGGCGCTCGACGCCTATCCCTGGGCCGACCGGCCGCTGCTGCGCATCCGCCGCGGCCGAGCCGAGGACCATGACCAGGTGAGCGTCACCGCAGCCTTCGCCGCGATCGCCGAGACCGGCACCTTGATGCTGACCTCGGGCCATGACCGGCCGACCACGCTCAACCTGATGCCCGACACCCATATCGTCGTGCTGCGCGCCGACCAGGTGGTGGGGCCGTACGAGACGGCGTGGGCGCGGCTCCGCGCGCAATACGAGGGCAACGCCATGCCGCGCACGGTCAATTTCATCACCGGCCCGTCGCGCACCGGCGACATCGAGCAGCGCATCCAGCTGGGCGCCCATGGTCCGCGCCGCCTGCACATCGTCCTGGTCGACGGACCGGACGGCGAAGCCGCCTGA
- a CDS encoding Imm52 family immunity protein, whose translation MIENFGRCDARLDRWCEGGWTRREVSVPFSTMPPQVAPMARRIDRGRWRDSRGQPVTPQLFQVHAHNNAFTPPLRFSAAIGMPATASRDLPNRIYIIVSGAAEDQVSAALLKKMLLALVEAWQPAVGRVRPPGLTVDRSACVEAGWLTYLAPALARRIKPPPGAIVEPVPDGGLLLSASENRFDASNPRDLAAFDAIQESLAPLSEMPWPPDVGLDDVGLDRDSNETEAAR comes from the coding sequence ATGATCGAGAATTTCGGCCGATGCGACGCGCGGCTCGATCGCTGGTGTGAGGGTGGTTGGACCCGGCGCGAGGTGAGCGTTCCATTCTCGACCATGCCGCCGCAGGTGGCACCGATGGCGCGTCGGATCGACCGGGGGCGATGGCGAGACAGCCGTGGGCAGCCCGTTACGCCGCAGCTATTTCAGGTGCATGCTCATAACAATGCATTCACGCCGCCGTTGCGGTTTTCGGCTGCGATCGGCATGCCCGCGACGGCCAGTCGCGACTTGCCGAACCGGATCTATATCATCGTATCCGGTGCGGCGGAGGACCAGGTCTCGGCGGCACTATTGAAAAAAATGCTTCTGGCGTTGGTCGAGGCCTGGCAACCGGCGGTCGGGCGCGTCCGACCGCCGGGTTTGACGGTCGACCGCAGCGCATGCGTCGAAGCCGGTTGGCTGACCTATCTGGCGCCGGCCTTGGCGCGGCGGATCAAGCCGCCACCCGGCGCAATCGTCGAACCCGTCCCGGATGGCGGCTTGCTGTTGAGTGCGAGCGAAAATCGATTCGACGCCTCGAATCCGCGCGATCTCGCGGCCTTCGACGCGATCCAGGAGAGCTTGGCACCGCTCAGTGAGATGCCGTGGCCGCCCGATGTGGGCCTGGACGACGTGGGCCTGGACCGGGATTCAAACGAGACGGAGGCTGCCCGATGA
- a CDS encoding helix-turn-helix domain-containing protein encodes MTPFGARLRALREERGLTLTRMAADLGLSAAYLSALEHGKRARPTPGLVRQICGYLGIIWDDADELQLLAKRSRPKVTVDTGGLSPLATEFANLLADRIGDIDQETLGRLLDLVREVPAPPRRHRR; translated from the coding sequence ATGACACCGTTCGGCGCGCGACTTCGCGCACTCCGCGAGGAGCGCGGCCTTACGCTTACGCGCATGGCGGCCGACCTCGGCCTGTCCGCGGCCTATCTCTCAGCACTCGAGCACGGCAAGCGCGCCCGGCCGACGCCGGGCCTGGTCCGGCAGATCTGCGGCTATCTGGGCATCATCTGGGACGATGCCGACGAGCTGCAGTTGCTCGCCAAGCGCTCGCGCCCGAAGGTGACGGTCGATACCGGCGGCCTCTCCCCGCTCGCGACCGAATTCGCCAATCTGCTGGCCGACCGCATCGGCGACATCGACCAGGAGACGCTCGGCCGGCTGCTCGACCTGGTCCGCGAGGTGCCGGCGCCGCCGCGTCGTCATCGTCGTTGA
- a CDS encoding Tox-REase-5 domain-containing protein, with amino-acid sequence MFDPQEQVRRLHTRDDARRGLVVDHEGVAFGPDCELVRRLPGGAYRALDKNELALVPRMAKAGADPRQLSRIADALNGGNLVRAQLLGLQLPLAAQEPPSAGGLLKGGYDDQEPRKPNGEWTVGGALATAAEGMGFAEAAIDASAIATAARAALAGVAGSAAGLLAGLVYPSGNWNTYQGTLDGRPDVDYRYDEGHLSLYRTAPDGSRTQLYQGRAGSDGLYRDPQGTVIGSDLGRGFRVDIDRIDAVSDKSPPVTQARAVSTTDEPQVCPDPGPDHPHGASPRAQAYQWQITGLPPGLAIWFNGQVYDGCNPVTGALLEAKGPGYEAMMDLFWWDDTVKDFDELAIRELDNAGGRRVEWHFAEKRVADFMRAHFADLNLTNIDVIYTPPTTIFSPLLKARNYGFRNAVRANVDFPQVAGAAGKRRAVRRANGADDREFRPMRRAARSLV; translated from the coding sequence ATGTTTGATCCACAAGAACAGGTGCGCCGACTTCACACACGCGACGATGCTCGCAGAGGGCTCGTTGTCGACCATGAAGGCGTCGCGTTCGGCCCGGATTGCGAACTTGTGCGCCGGCTGCCGGGCGGCGCCTATCGGGCACTCGACAAGAATGAACTCGCGCTTGTCCCGCGGATGGCGAAAGCGGGGGCAGATCCCCGGCAGCTCTCGCGCATCGCCGACGCGCTCAACGGCGGGAATCTGGTGCGGGCGCAGCTGTTGGGTTTGCAGCTGCCGCTCGCAGCACAGGAACCGCCGTCCGCGGGTGGCCTGCTAAAGGGTGGCTATGACGATCAGGAGCCGCGGAAACCCAACGGCGAATGGACCGTTGGCGGCGCTCTCGCGACGGCTGCGGAAGGCATGGGATTCGCGGAGGCCGCAATCGATGCATCGGCCATCGCCACCGCCGCCCGGGCAGCACTTGCGGGCGTCGCGGGCAGCGCGGCCGGACTGCTCGCGGGGCTCGTCTACCCATCCGGCAATTGGAATACCTATCAAGGCACCTTGGACGGTCGCCCTGACGTCGATTACCGATATGACGAAGGCCACCTGTCGCTCTACAGAACCGCGCCAGACGGAAGTCGCACGCAGCTTTACCAAGGCCGCGCCGGTAGCGATGGTCTGTACCGCGATCCCCAAGGGACCGTCATCGGCAGCGATCTCGGTCGCGGCTTTCGGGTCGACATCGACCGGATCGATGCCGTTTCAGACAAATCGCCCCCGGTTACGCAAGCTCGTGCGGTAAGCACGACCGATGAACCGCAGGTTTGCCCTGATCCGGGGCCAGATCACCCCCACGGCGCCAGCCCGCGTGCCCAGGCCTACCAGTGGCAAATAACAGGGCTACCGCCCGGTTTGGCCATTTGGTTCAATGGTCAAGTATATGACGGCTGCAATCCAGTGACCGGCGCTCTACTGGAAGCAAAGGGGCCTGGATACGAAGCTATGATGGATCTTTTTTGGTGGGATGACACCGTAAAGGATTTCGACGAGCTCGCTATTCGCGAATTAGATAACGCGGGTGGGCGACGCGTCGAGTGGCATTTTGCCGAAAAGCGTGTTGCCGATTTTATGAGAGCTCATTTTGCTGACTTGAATCTGACCAATATCGACGTGATCTATACTCCACCTACGACAATTTTCTCCCCGTTACTGAAGGCGAGGAATTATGGCTTTCGAAATGCCGTCCGAGCAAACGTGGATTTTCCTCAAGTGGCAGGGGCGGCCGGAAAGCGCCGCGCAGTGCGCCGAGCGAATGGTGCGGATGATCGAGAATTTCGGCCGATGCGACGCGCGGCTCGATCGCTGGTGTGA
- a CDS encoding Smr/MutS family protein: protein MVRQGMNGRRVRAMTSVERALWRAAMRDVEPLPGHVLPPEPPKPAAEPVAPPPSPTAASVGAAVVVAKPHPVPAELPPLTYARTPGLDRRTSERLKRGQLPIEGRLDLHGMTQDQARRALDHFIGHAYERGLRAVLVITGKGLKPRAVDRKPGDADPWEAAPGVLKHQTPRWLNEAPNRGRVLAFTPAQPRDGGSGALYVLIRRHRA, encoded by the coding sequence ATGGTCCGGCAGGGGATGAACGGCCGGCGGGTCCGCGCCATGACGAGCGTGGAGCGCGCGCTGTGGCGTGCCGCCATGCGCGATGTCGAGCCCCTGCCCGGCCATGTCTTGCCGCCGGAGCCGCCGAAGCCGGCCGCGGAGCCGGTGGCACCGCCGCCATCGCCCACGGCCGCGTCGGTTGGGGCGGCGGTAGTGGTCGCGAAGCCGCATCCCGTGCCGGCCGAGCTGCCGCCGCTCACTTATGCCCGCACGCCCGGCCTCGACCGGCGGACGTCGGAGCGGCTGAAGCGCGGGCAGCTGCCGATCGAAGGCCGGCTCGACCTGCACGGCATGACCCAGGACCAGGCGCGCCGGGCGCTCGACCATTTCATCGGCCATGCCTACGAGCGCGGGCTGCGGGCCGTGCTGGTCATCACCGGCAAGGGCCTGAAGCCGCGGGCCGTGGATCGAAAGCCGGGCGACGCCGATCCGTGGGAGGCGGCGCCCGGCGTCTTGAAGCACCAGACGCCGCGCTGGCTGAACGAGGCGCCGAACCGCGGGCGCGTGCTGGCCTTCACCCCGGCGCAGCCGCGCGACGGCGGGTCGGGCGCGCTCTATGTGCTGATCCGCCGGCACCGGGCGTGA
- a CDS encoding (Fe-S)-binding protein, giving the protein MAPSKPRVALFVTCLVDLFRPTVGFAAVKLLEDAGCIVEVPPTQTCCGQPAYNSGDRADTKAIARAVIDAFEDYDYVVAPSGSCAGMIHEHYARLFEDEPAMFQRAQHLGNRTHELVSFLVDVRGMTAVHAHYDGVATYHDSCSGLRELGVKQQPRALLKSVEGLSLKELPGAEICCGFGGTFCIKYPDISNRMVGDKTADVVATGADTLLAGDMGCLMNMAGKLSRDGQPIAVRHVAEVLADMAHDAPPIASNQPASGHQDRH; this is encoded by the coding sequence ATGGCGCCGTCAAAGCCGCGGGTCGCGTTGTTCGTTACGTGCCTCGTTGATCTGTTCCGCCCGACTGTCGGCTTCGCTGCCGTCAAATTGCTCGAGGACGCAGGCTGCATCGTCGAGGTGCCGCCGACCCAGACCTGCTGCGGCCAGCCGGCCTATAATTCCGGCGACCGGGCCGATACCAAGGCGATCGCCCGCGCCGTGATCGACGCGTTCGAGGACTACGACTATGTCGTGGCGCCGTCCGGTTCCTGTGCCGGCATGATCCACGAGCATTACGCCCGCCTGTTCGAGGACGAGCCGGCGATGTTCCAGCGCGCCCAGCACCTGGGCAACCGCACGCACGAGCTGGTGTCGTTCCTGGTCGACGTCAGGGGCATGACCGCGGTCCACGCCCACTACGACGGGGTCGCGACCTACCATGATTCCTGCTCCGGCCTGCGCGAGCTCGGCGTCAAGCAGCAGCCGCGCGCGCTCTTGAAATCGGTCGAGGGCCTGAGTCTCAAGGAACTGCCAGGGGCCGAGATTTGCTGCGGCTTCGGCGGCACCTTCTGCATCAAGTATCCCGACATTTCGAACCGCATGGTCGGCGACAAGACGGCCGACGTCGTCGCGACCGGTGCCGACACGCTGCTCGCCGGCGACATGGGCTGTCTCATGAACATGGCCGGCAAGTTGAGCCGCGACGGCCAGCCGATCGCGGTGCGCCATGTCGCCGAGGTGCTGGCGGACATGGCCCATGACGCGCCGCCGATCGCCAGCAACCAGCCGGCCAGCGGGCACCAGGACCGGCACTGA